The Ruania alba genome has a window encoding:
- the hemQ gene encoding hydrogen peroxide-dependent heme synthase: MNPANPGHDESAAPTATFEQPHAYTLWAVLRRDAGAAPAAPTAESVAELEQTLTATPGVTVRGLYDVSGFKADSDAMIWLHGPRAEDLQAALRTLRRTALLRPLLPTFNLMGIHREAEFNARHVPAFLRDKEPQQWLTIYPFVRSYEWYLLPEEERRAMLADHGRRGAAFRGVLANTVAAFSLGDYEWILALEADELTELVDLMRDLRYTDARMHVREEVPFYTGRRVSAAELAEVLS, translated from the coding sequence ATGAACCCTGCGAACCCCGGCCACGACGAGAGCGCAGCACCCACCGCGACCTTCGAGCAGCCGCACGCCTACACGCTGTGGGCCGTGCTCCGCCGCGACGCCGGCGCCGCGCCTGCCGCACCGACCGCCGAGTCCGTCGCTGAGCTGGAGCAGACCCTGACCGCCACGCCCGGCGTGACGGTGCGCGGTCTCTACGACGTCTCCGGTTTCAAGGCCGACTCCGACGCGATGATCTGGCTGCACGGGCCCCGCGCCGAGGACCTCCAGGCCGCCCTGCGCACGTTGCGCCGCACCGCGCTGCTGCGCCCCCTGCTGCCCACCTTCAACCTGATGGGGATCCACCGGGAGGCCGAGTTCAACGCCCGGCACGTCCCCGCGTTCCTGCGGGACAAGGAGCCACAGCAGTGGCTCACCATCTACCCGTTCGTGCGCTCCTACGAGTGGTACCTGCTGCCTGAGGAGGAGCGGCGCGCCATGCTCGCCGACCACGGACGGCGTGGGGCCGCCTTCCGCGGCGTACTCGCCAACACCGTCGCCGCCTTCTCCCTCGGTGACTACGAGTGGATCCTTGCCCTCGAGGCCGACGAGCTCACCGAGCTCGTGGACCTCATGCGAGACCTGCGCTACACCGACGCTCGGATGCACGTTCGCGAGGAGGTGCCGTTCTACACCGGACGGCGCGTGAGCGCGGCCGAGCTGGCCGAGGTGCTCTCGTGA
- a CDS encoding protoporphyrinogen/coproporphyrinogen oxidase, with protein sequence MTEPSTVDVVVIGGGVAGLVAARAAAIAGAAVTLLEAADTLGGLVGSHLLAGTTLDSGAESFATRGGAVAALAEDLGLPVVTPTPVPARVLHQGTLHPLPAAGVLGIPTDLDAPGLADVLGTDGLARAREDLTLGVTEPQAGTSLADLVRTRMGSAVLDTLVRPIVRGVHSVEPEDLTAEVLLPRIHERLATHGSLAAALADLRAAAPAGSAVAGIDGGMHRLVTALTEDLRSRGVTLLTAAPAQAAHRTTAGGSASRWLVRHGGTGTDGTGNVLTARHVVLATTPPTWHFLAPAEEPATDADADVDLLELQRLASTWPPRTRSTCSPSSSARLTCHPMNEPAPSWPNPARAPRRSPTPAPSGTGWPGP encoded by the coding sequence GTGACTGAGCCGTCCACCGTCGACGTCGTCGTGATCGGCGGGGGAGTGGCGGGCCTGGTGGCCGCCCGGGCAGCAGCGATTGCCGGTGCCGCGGTGACGCTCCTCGAGGCAGCCGACACCCTCGGGGGACTCGTCGGCAGCCACCTCCTCGCGGGCACCACCCTCGACTCCGGGGCGGAGAGCTTCGCCACCCGCGGAGGCGCCGTGGCTGCCCTCGCCGAGGACCTCGGCCTGCCCGTCGTCACACCAACCCCGGTGCCCGCCCGCGTGCTGCACCAGGGCACGCTTCACCCGCTCCCGGCAGCCGGCGTCCTCGGGATCCCCACCGATCTCGACGCCCCCGGTCTCGCCGATGTGCTCGGCACCGACGGCCTCGCCCGCGCCCGTGAGGACCTCACGCTCGGTGTCACCGAACCCCAGGCAGGGACCAGCCTCGCCGACCTCGTCCGCACCCGGATGGGCAGCGCCGTGCTGGACACACTCGTGCGCCCGATCGTGCGAGGCGTGCACTCCGTCGAGCCCGAGGACCTCACCGCCGAGGTGCTCCTGCCGCGCATCCACGAGCGCCTCGCCACCCACGGCTCCCTCGCCGCCGCCCTGGCGGACCTGCGCGCCGCCGCCCCCGCCGGCAGCGCCGTGGCGGGCATCGACGGCGGAATGCACCGCTTGGTCACAGCCCTCACCGAAGACCTGCGCTCGCGTGGTGTCACCCTCCTGACGGCGGCCCCCGCCCAGGCCGCGCACCGCACAACAGCTGGTGGGTCCGCTAGTCGGTGGCTGGTTCGCCACGGTGGTACGGGCACCGATGGCACCGGCAATGTCCTGACCGCCCGGCACGTGGTCCTCGCCACCACCCCGCCGACTTGGCACTTCCTCGCGCCCGCGGAGGAACCTGCCACGGACGCCGACGCAGACGTCGACCTCCTCGAGTTGCAGCGACTCGCCTCCACCTGGCCCCCGCGCACGAGGTCGACCTGCTCACCCTCGTCGTCCGCACGGCTGACCTGCCATCCCATGAACGAGCCGGCACCCTCGTGGCCGAACCCGGCCAGGGCGCCAAGGCGCTCACCTACGCCAGCGCCAAGTGGGACTGGGTGGCCCGGGCCGTGA
- the hemE gene encoding uroporphyrinogen decarboxylase, giving the protein MPAADHQSLPEQHPLNGPTAHAPLIRAYRGQRAETTPVWFMRQAGRSLPEYRSLRTGTRMLDACLDPALVTEITLQPVRRHGVDAAIFFSDIVVPLRLAGVEVDIVPGKGPVLANPVRTAADVAALRERTLTDDAFDPIIESVRLLTAELGTTPLIGFAGAPFTLAAYLVEGGPSKDQLAARALMHAQPDVWADLMDWLADLTGSFLTAQIRAGASAAQLFDSWAGGLSLADYRASVAPYSAQALTAVRALGDVPTVHFGVGTRHLLGAMHEVGVDVVGVDWRTPLDEAAAVLPDVPLQGNIDPALLSAGWSALTTHATGVLEAGRAAPAHVLNLGHGVPPDTDPEVLTRLVAWVHEQQP; this is encoded by the coding sequence CGACCGCCCACGCTCCGCTGATCCGTGCCTACCGTGGCCAGCGCGCCGAGACCACGCCGGTCTGGTTCATGCGACAGGCAGGCAGGTCCCTGCCCGAATACCGCTCCCTGCGCACCGGCACCCGGATGCTGGACGCCTGCCTCGACCCCGCCCTGGTCACCGAGATCACCCTGCAACCGGTCCGCCGGCACGGCGTCGACGCCGCGATCTTCTTCAGCGACATCGTCGTCCCGCTCAGACTCGCTGGCGTCGAGGTGGACATCGTCCCCGGCAAGGGACCCGTGCTCGCGAACCCCGTCCGCACCGCAGCCGACGTCGCTGCTCTGCGGGAACGGACCCTCACCGACGACGCATTCGACCCGATCATCGAGTCCGTCCGGCTCCTCACCGCCGAGCTCGGCACCACCCCGCTCATCGGGTTCGCGGGTGCACCATTCACCCTCGCCGCGTACCTCGTCGAAGGTGGACCGTCGAAGGACCAGCTCGCCGCGCGGGCCCTGATGCACGCCCAGCCCGACGTCTGGGCGGACCTGATGGACTGGCTCGCCGACCTCACCGGCAGCTTCCTCACCGCCCAGATCCGCGCCGGAGCGTCCGCAGCGCAGCTCTTCGACTCCTGGGCCGGTGGCCTCTCGCTCGCCGACTACCGCGCCTCGGTCGCCCCCTACTCCGCTCAGGCCCTCACCGCCGTCCGTGCCCTCGGTGACGTCCCCACCGTGCACTTCGGCGTCGGCACCCGGCACCTCCTCGGCGCCATGCACGAGGTGGGCGTGGACGTCGTCGGCGTGGACTGGCGCACCCCCCTCGACGAGGCCGCGGCCGTCCTGCCCGACGTCCCCCTGCAGGGCAATATCGACCCCGCGCTGCTCTCCGCCGGCTGGTCGGCCCTCACGACGCATGCAACCGGGGTGCTGGAGGCCGGCCGGGCCGCTCCGGCGCATGTGCTGAACCTCGGCCACGGCGTCCCGCCCGACACCGACCCCGAGGTGCTCACCCGACTCGTCGCGTGGGTGCACGAGCAGCAGCCGTGA